A single region of the Montipora capricornis isolate CH-2021 chromosome 13, ASM3666992v2, whole genome shotgun sequence genome encodes:
- the LOC138030418 gene encoding uncharacterized protein, whose amino-acid sequence MKEQLENPLHYHKLEHDPSADYVEVIKQWSKKWLEKGQINEEIASWVINGSAKPGKAFGTIKTHKEGNPLRLITSCCGTAIENLSAFSEFYLKPLAHNLPSFVKDTTHFLQKIEELNKMGPFSEDSLLVSWDVVAMFPNIDNNLGINAVIEALETRPARFPSTDCIVEAVQICLKHNNSFFEADNFLLIHGTAMGSKNACSYADLAMGIIDRRARSGEIKPNLWWRYRDDIFDLWTQGPVKLNEFTEFINSLYPTIKFTLVSSPISLNVLDLTLNLVNGFIQTDIYSKPTDNHVYLLRNSAHPAHVTRAIPYGVPTRIRRNCSTDETSSKRSAQYQSYLFNRGYNPGLVSQQFEKAQSIPRETLLQPRPKDSKQIFPLVLDFNPRLPSIGKIIRKHKHLIYNSPSLRNIFPIGSIIPAFRRTKNIKEILSSKLRGQLRAPDNQRGCFKCTAKCDLCKKVFKGKQLFTSTSTSTSRTLSYH is encoded by the coding sequence ATGAAAGAACAGTTAGAGAATCCACTCCATTATCACAAGCTTGAGCATGATCCAAGTGCTGATTATGTAGAGGTCATCAAACAATGGAGTAAAAAGTGGCTTGAGAAGGGCCAAATTAATGAAGAAATAGCTAGTTGGGTGATTAACGGCAGTGCCAAACCTGGAAAGGCTTTTGGGACCATCAAAACCCACAAAGAGGGGAATCCCCTTCGGCTTATTACATCGTGCTGCGGCACTGCCATTGAAAACCTTTCGGCCTTTTCAGAATTTTATCTGAAGCCTCTAGCCCATAATCTGCCATCGTTTGTTAAGGATACCACACATTTTCTCCAGAAAATCGAGGAACTCAACAAAATGGGCCCCTTTTCTGAGGATAGTCTTTTAGTTTCCTGGGATGTTGTTGCCATGTTTCCTAATATTGACAATAACTTAGGAATTAACGCTGTTATAGAAGCATTAGAGACTAGACCAGCGAGATTTCCATCCACTGATTGCATAGTTGAAGCCGTACAAATTTGTCTTAAGCATAATAATTCGTTTTTTGAAGCTGACAACTTTCTTCTGATTCATGGTACAGCCATGGGCTCCAAGAATGCTTGCAGTTACGCTGATCTTGCCATGGGAATTATTGATAGGAGAGCCAGATCAGGGGAAATTAAACCCAACCTGTGGTGGAGATACAGGGACGATATTTTTGATCTATGGACACAAGGGCCAGTCAAACTCAATGAATTTACGGAATTTATCAATTCTTTGTACCCCACCATTAAATTTACTTTAGTTTCATCGCCCATTTCACTTAACGTATTAGATCTTACTCTTAATCTGGTGAACGGTTTCATCCAGACTGATATATACTCCAAACCTACGGATAACCATGTTTATTTGCTACGGAATAGCGCACATCCTGCTCATGTCACCAGAGCCATTCCTTATGGAGTACCTACCAGGATTCGAAGGAATTGTTCTACCGATGAGACGTCTAGTAAACGCTCTGCCCAATATCAGAGTTATTTATTTAACCGGGGCTACAACCCTGGTTTGGTTTCACAACAGTTTGAGAAAGCCCAGTCCATTCCCAGAGAAACGTTGCTTCAACCTCGCCCCAAAGACTCCAAACAAATTTTTCCACTTGTTCTTGATTTTAATCCCCGATTACCCAGCATTGGAAAAATTATTAGGAAACACAAGCACTTAATTTATAATTCACCATCTCTTAGAAATATCTTTCCGATAGGGTCCATCATTCCTGCCTTTCGTAGAactaaaaacatcaaagaaatccTTAGCAGCAAGCTTCGTGGGCAACTTCGCGCGCCCGATAATCAGCGGGGTTGCTTTAAATGTACAGCCAAATGTGATTTATgtaaaaaagtttttaaaggaaagcaattgtttactagtactagtactagtactagcaGGACCTTATCCTATCACTAA